Proteins from a genomic interval of Hemicordylus capensis ecotype Gifberg chromosome 14, rHemCap1.1.pri, whole genome shotgun sequence:
- the LOC128336990 gene encoding zinc finger protein 664-like: MDNLIFKQRMPKKMEKVKESLCPPRSKSFTSEPIIKPLWEMQTGEKLYECMHCGKNFSERGNLIIHHRTHTGEKPHKCLECGKCFSQSGQLTMHHRIHTGEKPHKCWECGKNFSMSADLNKHHRTHTGEKPHKCLECGKCFSQSGHLTTHHRTHTGEKPHQCLECGKCFSQSVQLTIHHRIHTGEKPHKCWDCGKSFSRSADLSKHHRTHTGEKPHNCFECGKSFSTSGQLTIHHRTHTGEKPHKCLECGKSFSQSGDLTIHHRTHIGEKPHKCFECGKSFSTRGDLTIHHRTHTGEKPHKCFECRKSFSTKGNLSKHHRTHTGEKPHKCFECGKNFSRSEHLTIHHRTHTGEKPHKCVECGKSFSMSGDLNKHHRTHTGEKPHKCLECGKSFSSRGNLDKHYRTHTGEKPYKCLECGKCFSQSGNLAVHHRTHTGRMKAHLTAHVQTENHETAEKPKNLPPFVKYKPF, translated from the coding sequence ATGGATAACCTGATTTTTAAACAAAGGATGCCAAAAAAAATGGAGAAAGTAAAAGAAAGCCTGTGCCCTCCACGCAGCAAAAGCTTCACTTCTGAACCAATTATTAAACCTCTGTGGGAAATGCAAACAGGTGAAAAATTATATGAATGTATGCACTGTGGAAAAAACTTTAGTGAGAGAGGAAATCTTAttatacaccacagaacccacactggggagaaaccacataaatgcctggagtgtggaaagtgcttcagccagagtggGCAACTTACTATGCACCatcgaatccacactggggaaaaaccacataaatgctgggagtgtggaaagaacttcagcatGAGTGCAGATCTTAataaacaccatagaacccacactggggagaaaccacataaatgcttggagtgtggaaagtgcttcagccagagtggacatcttactacacaccatagaacccacactggggagaaaccacatcaatgTTTGGAGTGCGGAAAGTGCTTCAGCCAGAGTGTACAACTTACTATACACCatcgaatccacactggggagaaaccacataaatgctgggactgtggaaaaagcttcagcagGAGTGCAGATCTTAGtaaacaccatagaacccacactggggagaaaccgcataactgcttcgagtgtggaaagagcttcagcaccagTGGACAACTTACTATacatcacagaacccacactggagagaaaccacataaatgtttggagtgcgGAAAAAGtttcagccagagtggagatcttactatacatcatagaacccacattGGAGAGAAACCGCATAAAtgttttgagtgtggaaagagcttcagcacaagggGAGATCTTACTATacatcacagaacccacactggggagaaaccgcataaatgctttgagtgccgaaagagcttcagcacgaagGGAAATCTTAGtaaacaccatagaacccacactggggagaaaccacataaatgtttcgagtgtggaaagaacttcagcagGAGCGAACATCTTACTATACATcacagaacccacacaggagagaaaccgcaTAAATgtgtggagtgtggaaagagcttcagcatgagtggAGATCTTAataaacaccatagaacccacactggggagaaaccacataaatgcttggagtgtggaaagagcttcagctcaAGGGGCAATCTTGATAAAcactatagaacccacactggggagaaaccatataaatgtttggagtgtggaaagtgcttcagccagagtggaaaccttgctgtacaccatagaacccacactggaagAATGAAGGCACATCTTACTGCGCATGTGCAAACTGAAAATCATGAAACTGCAGAAAAGCCCAAAAATCTCCCTCCATTTGTGAAATATAAACCATTCTGA